One segment of Haloplanus natans DSM 17983 DNA contains the following:
- a CDS encoding NADP-dependent malic enzyme: MGLDEDALDYHRRDPPGKVAIETTKPTSTQRDLSLAYSPGVAAPCRAIADDPSDAYTYTSKGNLVGMVSNGSAVLGLGDIGAQASKPVIEGKGVLLKRFADIDVFDFELDTDDPDAIVEAVSLTEPSFGGIHVEDIKAPECFEIEERLRERMDVPVYHDDQHGTAIVSGAALLNAADIVEKDLDDLEVAFAGAGASAIATADFYVSLGVPRENVTLVDSEGIVTTARADAGDVNDYKAAFAQDCPDGDLTDAIEGADAFVGLAVGDLVDQEMVASMARDPIVFAMANPTPEIGYHEARAARDDTVIAATGRSDFPNQVNNVLCFPFMFRGALDVRATEINEEMKVAAARALAALARTDVPDAVAKAYGDEPLQYGPEYLIPKALDPRVLFEVAPAVAEAAVESGVARLDRDLDAYVEELEARLGKDREMMRIVLNKAKTDPKRVALAEGTDATTIRAASRMVEEGIARPVLLGDRETIEARVTDLGLDFDPAVVDPAEADRLDSYADHLYEARRRKGITRVEAEDLVRTHPDYFGSVMVEMGDADALLTGLTHHYPSALRPPLQVIGTAEDADYAAGVYMLAFRNRVLFVADTTVNQDPGAAELAEIGRHTGELARRFNVDPRAAFLSYSNFGSVDNPGTRKPRRAAELLRDDPAVDFPVDGEMQADTAVVEDILTGTYDFADLEEPANVLIFPNLEAGNIGYKLLQRLGGADAIGPMLVGMDKPVHVLQRGDEVNDIVNLAGVAVVDAQERDDEA, translated from the coding sequence ATGGGACTCGACGAAGACGCACTCGACTACCACCGGCGCGATCCGCCGGGGAAAGTCGCTATCGAGACGACGAAACCGACCAGTACGCAACGCGACCTGAGCCTGGCCTACTCGCCCGGCGTCGCCGCGCCCTGTCGCGCCATCGCGGACGACCCGAGCGACGCCTACACCTACACCTCGAAGGGGAATCTGGTGGGCATGGTGTCGAACGGTTCGGCCGTCCTCGGCCTCGGCGACATCGGCGCACAGGCCTCGAAACCCGTCATCGAGGGGAAAGGCGTCCTGCTCAAGCGCTTCGCCGACATCGACGTCTTCGACTTCGAACTCGACACCGACGACCCCGACGCCATCGTCGAGGCCGTCTCGCTGACCGAACCCTCCTTCGGCGGCATCCACGTCGAGGACATCAAGGCGCCCGAATGTTTCGAAATCGAGGAGCGCCTGCGGGAGCGGATGGACGTTCCGGTCTATCACGACGACCAGCACGGCACCGCCATCGTCTCCGGGGCGGCCCTGCTCAACGCCGCCGACATCGTCGAGAAGGACCTCGACGATCTGGAGGTGGCCTTCGCGGGTGCCGGCGCGAGCGCCATCGCCACCGCCGACTTCTACGTCTCGCTGGGCGTCCCCCGCGAGAACGTCACGCTCGTCGATAGCGAGGGCATCGTCACGACCGCTCGCGCCGACGCGGGCGACGTGAACGATTACAAGGCGGCGTTCGCACAGGACTGCCCCGACGGCGACCTGACCGACGCCATCGAGGGAGCGGACGCCTTCGTCGGCCTCGCGGTCGGTGACCTCGTCGATCAGGAGATGGTGGCGTCGATGGCGCGGGACCCCATCGTCTTCGCGATGGCGAATCCGACCCCCGAAATCGGCTACCACGAGGCCCGGGCGGCCCGCGACGACACCGTCATCGCCGCCACCGGGCGGTCGGACTTCCCGAACCAGGTGAACAACGTCCTCTGTTTTCCCTTCATGTTCCGGGGCGCCCTCGACGTGCGCGCCACCGAGATCAACGAGGAGATGAAAGTCGCCGCGGCCCGCGCCCTCGCCGCCCTCGCCCGGACGGACGTGCCCGACGCGGTGGCGAAAGCCTACGGCGACGAACCCCTCCAGTACGGCCCGGAGTATCTGATTCCCAAGGCGCTCGACCCGCGGGTGCTGTTCGAGGTGGCGCCCGCCGTCGCCGAGGCGGCCGTCGAGAGCGGCGTTGCCCGCCTCGACCGTGACCTCGACGCTTACGTCGAGGAACTGGAGGCACGACTGGGGAAGGACCGCGAGATGATGCGGATCGTCCTCAACAAGGCGAAGACGGACCCCAAGCGCGTCGCCCTCGCCGAGGGGACGGACGCGACGACCATCCGCGCCGCGTCGCGGATGGTCGAGGAGGGAATCGCCCGTCCGGTTCTGCTCGGTGATCGCGAGACCATCGAGGCTCGGGTGACCGACCTCGGCCTCGATTTCGACCCCGCCGTCGTCGACCCCGCCGAAGCCGACCGCCTCGATTCCTACGCCGACCACCTCTACGAGGCGCGCCGGCGCAAGGGGATCACCCGCGTCGAGGCCGAGGACCTCGTCCGCACCCACCCCGACTACTTCGGGAGCGTGATGGTCGAGATGGGCGACGCCGACGCCCTCCTCACCGGCCTCACCCACCACTACCCCTCGGCGCTTCGCCCACCCCTGCAGGTCATCGGCACCGCCGAGGACGCCGACTACGCCGCCGGCGTCTACATGCTCGCCTTCCGCAACCGGGTGCTCTTCGTCGCGGACACGACGGTGAATCAGGACCCTGGTGCGGCAGAGTTGGCCGAAATCGGCCGGCACACGGGCGAGTTAGCCCGCCGGTTCAACGTCGACCCCCGCGCCGCGTTCCTCTCGTATTCGAACTTCGGGAGCGTCGACAACCCGGGGACGCGCAAACCCCGCCGGGCCGCCGAGTTGCTCCGCGACGACCCCGCGGTCGATTTCCCGGTCGACGGGGAGATGCAGGCAGACACCGCCGTCGTCGAGGATATCCTGACTGGGACGTACGACTTCGCCGATCTGGAGGAGCCGGCGAACGTGTTGATCTTCCCGAATCTGGAGGCGGGCAACATCGGCTACAAACTCCTGCAACGGCTCGGCGGCGCCGACGCCATCGGCCCGATGCTCGTCGGCATGGACAAACCCGTTCACGTCCTCCAGCGTGGCGACGAGGTAAACGACATCGTCAACCTCGCGGGCGTGGCCGTCGTCGACGCCCAGGAACGCGACGACGAGGCGTAG
- a CDS encoding HalOD1 output domain-containing protein, whose protein sequence is MIDTAGVSWSEERGAYITRFDDEDGDYSPSVAVAEAVASALEDCERPLFDYVDPDALDALVAGSSETTVSFEVESTTVTVHGDGRVLVRI, encoded by the coding sequence ATGATCGACACCGCGGGCGTGTCGTGGAGCGAGGAGCGTGGCGCATACATCACCCGGTTCGACGACGAGGACGGCGACTACTCGCCGAGCGTCGCCGTCGCCGAGGCGGTGGCGTCGGCGCTCGAGGACTGCGAGCGACCGCTGTTCGACTACGTCGATCCCGACGCGTTGGACGCTCTGGTCGCCGGGTCCTCGGAGACGACAGTGTCGTTCGAGGTCGAGTCGACGACCGTGACCGTCCACGGCGACGGCCGCGTGCTCGTCCGTATCTAA
- a CDS encoding universal stress protein gives MYDAILVPTDGSEGVDRTLEHAVEMARNHDATVHALYVVDRRFELAADEDREDLIEQLIDRGEGAVAAVAETAEAAGVDAVTSVREGIPYKTILDYAEEANIDVIAMGTHGRTGRDRLAHLGSVTDRVVENATVPVFVVNIGGEE, from the coding sequence ATGTACGACGCGATACTCGTCCCGACCGACGGGAGCGAGGGGGTCGACCGGACGCTCGAACACGCCGTCGAGATGGCGCGCAACCACGACGCGACGGTGCACGCGCTGTACGTGGTCGACCGGCGGTTTGAACTCGCGGCCGACGAGGACCGCGAGGACCTGATCGAGCAGTTGATCGATCGTGGTGAGGGGGCCGTCGCGGCCGTCGCCGAGACGGCCGAGGCGGCCGGCGTCGACGCCGTGACCAGCGTCCGCGAGGGCATCCCGTACAAGACGATTCTCGACTACGCCGAGGAGGCCAACATCGACGTGATCGCGATGGGGACACACGGTCGGACCGGCCGCGACCGCCTCGCTCACCTCGGGAGCGTCACGGATCGGGTCGTCGAGAACGCCACCGTCCCGGTGTTCGTGGTCAACATCGGCGGCGAGGAGTGA
- a CDS encoding DUF7405 family protein gives MPLDGDIDRSRRAVLKAAVALGGASALSACLDRTSDEPVPAGDPNDKPTRQHAWREYVRHDEHGNSQLPSHQILLYLTLDADGPPSADDRDALAATLDALDRAYAWSHEGLLYSIAYSPAYFDRFEESLPDGVDLPEPRALSPFESPTFDRQDAVLHLASDRADAVLEADRALRGERADANGVTVPPLTDALTVDSRRTGFVGAGLPAQHQDAAGIPDSKPVPEASPLFMGFAAGFRGNQATEDYVTIDDGPFAGGTTKVIANLRQRLADWYDEQSHEERVMEMFSPGHAAEGLVKGVGDNLGSESGIDQFVDDIEADAREYGRVGHAQKAARANRDADGNVRLLRRHFESTDDIGSDQKVASLHFPSLQRHISEFEAVRRAMNGTDLTAVTPAVRQRVNNGILEYIFVRRRGNFLVPPRRHRVLPTPRPG, from the coding sequence ATGCCGCTCGACGGCGACATCGACCGTTCGCGCCGTGCCGTACTGAAAGCCGCCGTCGCGCTCGGTGGGGCGAGCGCGCTGAGTGCCTGTCTCGACCGGACGAGCGACGAGCCGGTCCCGGCCGGCGACCCGAACGACAAACCCACCCGACAGCACGCCTGGCGCGAGTACGTCCGCCACGACGAGCACGGCAACTCGCAGTTGCCGAGTCACCAGATCCTGCTCTATCTCACCCTCGACGCCGACGGGCCACCGTCGGCTGACGACCGGGACGCCCTCGCCGCGACGCTCGACGCGCTGGACCGGGCGTACGCGTGGAGCCACGAGGGGCTACTTTACTCCATCGCCTACTCCCCGGCGTACTTCGACCGCTTCGAAGAGTCGCTCCCCGACGGGGTCGACCTCCCCGAGCCGCGGGCGCTCTCACCGTTCGAATCCCCGACTTTCGACCGTCAAGACGCAGTGCTCCATCTGGCAAGCGACCGTGCCGACGCCGTCCTCGAAGCCGACCGCGCGCTGCGCGGGGAACGGGCGGACGCCAACGGCGTCACGGTGCCGCCGCTGACCGACGCACTGACCGTCGACTCGCGGCGGACCGGCTTCGTCGGCGCGGGGTTACCGGCCCAGCACCAGGACGCGGCGGGCATCCCCGATTCGAAGCCCGTCCCGGAGGCGTCGCCGCTGTTTATGGGCTTTGCGGCCGGCTTCCGCGGGAACCAGGCCACCGAGGACTACGTCACCATCGACGACGGGCCCTTCGCCGGCGGGACGACGAAAGTCATCGCCAACCTCCGGCAGCGACTCGCCGACTGGTACGACGAGCAGTCCCACGAGGAGCGCGTGATGGAGATGTTCAGCCCCGGCCACGCCGCGGAGGGGTTGGTCAAGGGTGTCGGCGACAACCTCGGCTCCGAGAGCGGGATCGATCAGTTCGTCGACGACATCGAGGCCGATGCCCGGGAGTACGGTCGGGTAGGCCACGCCCAGAAGGCCGCGCGAGCGAACCGGGACGCCGACGGCAACGTCCGCCTGTTGCGCCGTCACTTCGAGTCGACCGACGACATCGGGTCGGATCAGAAGGTGGCGAGTCTCCACTTCCCCTCCCTCCAGCGGCACATCTCGGAGTTCGAGGCGGTCCGCCGAGCGATGAACGGGACGGACCTGACTGCGGTGACGCCTGCGGTTCGACAGCGGGTCAACAACGGGATTCTGGAGTACATCTTCGTGCGCCGGCGGGGGAACTTCCTCGTCCCGCCGCGGCGCCATCGGGTCCTCCCGACTCCCCGTCCCGGGTAG
- a CDS encoding nuclear transport factor 2 family protein has product MTTESVLDHHLDAFTAQDLDECLVDYTDDSVIITNMGTFRGLDEIEELFAGLFEEFSQDGSTIELDRKTVEDEYAYIVWHGATPDNDYEFCTDTFVVEDDVITRQTFAGKIEPKA; this is encoded by the coding sequence ATGACGACCGAATCCGTACTGGACCACCACCTCGACGCGTTCACCGCACAGGACCTCGACGAATGCCTCGTCGACTACACCGACGACTCCGTCATCATCACCAACATGGGCACCTTCCGGGGACTCGACGAAATCGAAGAGCTATTCGCCGGGCTGTTCGAGGAGTTCTCGCAGGACGGATCGACGATCGAACTCGACCGGAAGACGGTCGAAGACGAGTACGCCTACATCGTCTGGCACGGAGCGACTCCGGACAACGACTACGAGTTCTGTACGGACACGTTCGTCGTCGAGGACGACGTGATCACCCGGCAGACGTTCGCCGGCAAGATCGAGCCGAAGGCTTAG
- the artA gene encoding archaeosortase A, which yields MAGPLTDALAWAVVALFLVGTLLRWRESEYARTVMISAWGVFAAFWAALVPHFAFVQKSFVEGFLSLAAVPASLYVGYLLYRGRDSLFVLSRAIAVMGVVYLPFETIPALTVGGLSLPSPRHVLISHTTAQTEWAMELLGYTPTLVEGDQGYLNTFKFVTDGGHIILFSIILACTGLGSIAIFVGLIAAVEAPLGRKLRALAIAVPVIYVLNIARTTFIGLMFGKQYMQWFVDEVLFLFGGTDPYKVSFYLSDRVISQVLAVVALVGVTYLVVRELPELLTIVEDVLYIVTREEYDLREALDLPDRSEIGPGAD from the coding sequence ATGGCTGGCCCTCTCACCGACGCCCTGGCATGGGCCGTCGTCGCGCTCTTTCTCGTCGGCACGCTCCTCCGGTGGCGAGAGAGCGAGTACGCACGCACGGTGATGATATCGGCGTGGGGCGTCTTCGCGGCCTTCTGGGCCGCCCTCGTCCCCCACTTCGCGTTCGTCCAGAAGAGCTTCGTCGAGGGGTTTCTCTCGCTCGCGGCCGTCCCTGCCTCGCTGTACGTCGGCTACCTGCTCTATCGGGGCCGTGACTCGTTGTTCGTCCTCTCGCGGGCCATCGCGGTCATGGGCGTCGTCTACCTCCCCTTCGAGACGATTCCGGCGCTCACGGTCGGCGGCCTCTCGCTGCCCTCGCCCCGTCACGTCCTCATCTCACACACCACGGCCCAGACCGAGTGGGCGATGGAACTGCTCGGCTACACCCCGACGCTCGTCGAGGGCGACCAGGGCTATCTCAACACGTTCAAATTCGTCACCGACGGCGGGCACATCATCCTCTTTTCGATCATCCTCGCCTGTACGGGGCTGGGGAGCATCGCCATCTTCGTCGGCCTGATCGCCGCCGTCGAGGCGCCCCTGGGGCGGAAGCTCCGTGCTCTCGCCATCGCCGTTCCGGTCATCTACGTCCTCAACATCGCCCGGACGACGTTCATCGGGCTGATGTTCGGCAAGCAGTATATGCAGTGGTTCGTCGACGAGGTGCTCTTTCTGTTCGGCGGCACCGACCCCTACAAGGTCTCCTTTTACCTCTCGGATCGGGTGATCAGTCAGGTACTGGCCGTCGTCGCCCTCGTCGGCGTCACCTACCTCGTAGTCCGGGAACTCCCCGAACTCCTCACCATCGTCGAAGACGTGCTCTACATCGTCACACGCGAGGAGTACGACCTCCGCGAGGCGCTGGATCTGCCCGACCGGAGTGAGATCGGCCCCGGAGCCGACTGA
- a CDS encoding DUF7563 family protein, which produces MPSCQNCGSFVTDDYVRVFAPTGMTEPRVCPNCEDLVRDGGDVRQARARRT; this is translated from the coding sequence ATGCCGAGCTGTCAGAACTGTGGCTCGTTCGTCACCGACGACTACGTCCGAGTGTTCGCCCCGACCGGCATGACCGAACCGCGCGTCTGTCCGAACTGTGAGGATCTCGTCCGCGACGGCGGGGACGTTCGACAGGCACGCGCGAGACGCACCTGA
- the dph5 gene encoding diphthine synthase: MLTFVGLGLYDERSITVEGRDALRAADRVFAEFYTSRLVGTDVSALESHHGIDIDVRDRAGVEQHPEPILDAAEREDVVFLTAGDTMISTTHVDLRLRAIDRGVDTRVIHGISAAQAASGLTGLQNYRFGKAVTLPFPRAHGGDGVPASVVESVETNRERGLHTLVYLDIKVDDGRGTDAGETYMTADVAADLLTTVWPDRLAVAVARAGSPDPVVVADRLSALATREFGDPLHLLVLPGDLHHVEADALRTLGGAPADLLPES, translated from the coding sequence ATGCTCACTTTCGTCGGCCTCGGACTCTACGACGAGCGGTCGATCACGGTCGAGGGGCGTGACGCCCTCCGGGCGGCCGACCGGGTGTTCGCCGAATTCTACACCAGCCGTCTCGTCGGCACGGACGTGTCGGCGCTCGAATCCCACCACGGGATCGATATCGACGTCCGTGACCGTGCGGGCGTCGAGCAACACCCCGAACCGATCCTCGACGCCGCCGAGCGCGAAGATGTCGTCTTCCTCACCGCCGGCGACACCATGATCTCGACGACTCACGTCGACCTCCGTCTGCGCGCCATCGACCGCGGGGTCGACACCCGGGTGATCCACGGCATCTCGGCCGCTCAGGCCGCGAGCGGTCTCACCGGGCTTCAGAACTACCGCTTCGGGAAGGCCGTCACCCTCCCCTTTCCGCGGGCTCACGGCGGGGATGGAGTGCCCGCGTCCGTCGTCGAGAGCGTCGAGACAAACCGTGAGCGTGGCCTCCACACCCTCGTCTATCTCGACATCAAGGTCGACGACGGCCGCGGGACCGACGCCGGGGAGACGTACATGACCGCCGACGTGGCCGCCGATCTACTGACGACGGTGTGGCCCGACCGCCTCGCCGTCGCCGTTGCCCGTGCGGGGAGTCCCGACCCCGTCGTCGTCGCGGACCGCCTCTCGGCGCTCGCGACCCGCGAGTTCGGCGACCCGCTTCACCTGCTGGTTCTTCCGGGCGACCTCCACCACGTCGAGGCGGATGCACTCCGGACGCTCGGCGGGGCGCCGGCCGACCTACTGCCGGAGTCGTGA
- a CDS encoding iron transporter, protein MKRRALLRTGALAGSLSLAGCSSLIETRAAGVPPVPENRPDGIYHPSHVEGMSMIGTGTGGDYAVGLMYSYPHRFWNVNGDSVSLTKIESDDAVHLMASVWDPETMTVIPDTGLSLEVYRDGSLVSQEAIYPMLSQPMGFHYGANFGLDGDGTYDVRLSVGAVSTRRTGAFAGRFAEPATVEIPFEYSEAAKNELSFEQFDEAVATPGAVEPMPMEVLPDSFAPLESNLPGTVLGSGTSNGARLVVTALESPPAGIEGEGSGTLQGTYLAVSARTQYNRMVIPAMALSGTLTRDGETVYEGAFDRTLDPGLGYHYGAVVDGVESGDGLTLSVDVQPQTARHEGYETAFGGLMGGMSDVSISVR, encoded by the coding sequence ATGAAGCGCCGTGCACTGCTTCGGACGGGCGCCCTCGCAGGGTCGCTCTCGCTCGCCGGCTGTTCCAGCCTGATCGAGACGCGGGCGGCCGGTGTCCCACCGGTTCCCGAGAACCGCCCGGACGGGATCTACCACCCGAGCCACGTCGAGGGGATGTCGATGATCGGGACGGGCACGGGTGGCGACTACGCCGTCGGGCTGATGTACAGCTACCCCCACCGATTCTGGAACGTCAACGGCGACTCCGTCTCGCTGACGAAAATAGAGAGCGACGACGCCGTCCACCTGATGGCGAGCGTCTGGGACCCCGAGACGATGACGGTCATCCCCGACACCGGGCTCTCGCTCGAAGTGTACCGCGACGGCTCGCTCGTCTCCCAGGAGGCTATCTACCCCATGCTCTCCCAGCCGATGGGCTTTCATTACGGCGCGAACTTCGGCCTCGACGGCGACGGCACCTACGACGTCCGGCTGAGCGTCGGCGCGGTGTCGACCCGACGGACCGGCGCGTTCGCCGGGCGCTTCGCCGAGCCCGCGACCGTCGAAATCCCGTTCGAGTACAGCGAGGCGGCGAAAAACGAACTGTCGTTCGAGCAGTTCGACGAGGCGGTGGCGACGCCGGGCGCCGTCGAACCGATGCCGATGGAGGTGCTGCCCGACTCCTTCGCCCCGCTGGAGTCCAACCTCCCGGGGACCGTGCTGGGGTCGGGGACGAGCAACGGCGCCCGCCTCGTCGTGACCGCGCTGGAGTCGCCGCCGGCGGGGATCGAAGGCGAGGGATCGGGGACACTGCAGGGCACCTACCTTGCCGTCTCGGCGCGCACCCAGTACAACCGGATGGTGATTCCGGCCATGGCGCTGTCGGGCACGCTCACGCGCGACGGCGAGACGGTGTACGAGGGCGCCTTCGACCGGACGCTCGATCCGGGGCTCGGCTACCACTACGGCGCGGTCGTCGACGGCGTCGAGTCGGGCGACGGACTCACCCTCTCGGTCGACGTACAGCCCCAAACCGCGCGTCACGAGGGATACGAGACGGCTTTCGGGGGCCTCATGGGTGGCATGTCCGACGTGTCGATCAGCGTGCGCTGA
- a CDS encoding winged helix-turn-helix transcriptional regulator, whose protein sequence is MTAQRERIHRHVSEHPGIHFNQLARELDLATGQLQYHLKKLRRADDVVSESLYGRTHYFTPEYDDWERGAVAVLRRETARDVLLYLVEEGPSAPTPVADDLGIARSTLEWHLDHLIEQNLVEKRRDERRRVTLALARPDDTAELLRLVEPSVPERLVDRFTRLVDSLVTE, encoded by the coding sequence GTGACGGCCCAGCGCGAGCGCATCCACCGACACGTCTCGGAGCACCCGGGCATCCACTTCAACCAACTCGCCCGCGAACTCGACCTCGCGACCGGACAGCTCCAGTACCACCTCAAGAAACTCCGGCGTGCGGACGACGTGGTTTCCGAGTCGCTGTACGGTCGGACCCACTACTTCACGCCGGAGTACGACGACTGGGAACGCGGCGCCGTTGCAGTGTTGCGCCGCGAGACGGCCCGTGACGTGTTGCTCTACCTGGTCGAGGAGGGTCCGAGCGCGCCCACGCCCGTCGCTGACGACCTCGGCATCGCCCGAAGCACGCTGGAGTGGCATCTCGACCACCTGATCGAGCAGAACCTCGTCGAGAAACGGCGCGACGAGCGCCGCCGCGTGACCCTCGCGCTCGCCCGCCCGGACGACACCGCCGAACTGCTCCGGCTGGTCGAGCCGTCGGTTCCCGAGCGGCTGGTCGATCGCTTCACCCGCCTGGTCGATAGCCTCGTGACCGAGTGA